The following proteins are co-located in the Microcystis wesenbergii NRERC-220 genome:
- a CDS encoding SH3 domain-containing protein: protein MKRLSGLLQFMLGFVMGVAILVGGATAVAYMLLSGMNSNPPKPVFTEEKKEETKEEKTAVKPSPIPNTPVQEQSQAAVKESPSAPAPKAAPKPSPGATKKETTSEGYQARVTWQSGLSLRAEPTSQSTRLGGLDYNTKVSVVGTSSDGQWQRVRLSDGREGWIKAGNISRVQ from the coding sequence ATGAAGCGTTTATCTGGTTTATTGCAATTTATGCTCGGTTTTGTCATGGGAGTGGCGATTTTGGTCGGTGGGGCTACTGCTGTCGCCTATATGCTTCTCTCTGGCATGAATTCTAATCCTCCTAAACCCGTCTTTACCGAGGAGAAAAAAGAGGAAACTAAGGAGGAAAAAACCGCCGTCAAACCTTCTCCCATCCCTAATACTCCCGTCCAAGAACAATCCCAAGCTGCGGTGAAAGAGTCTCCCAGTGCCCCAGCGCCAAAAGCTGCCCCGAAACCCAGTCCCGGGGCAACAAAAAAAGAAACCACATCCGAGGGTTATCAAGCGCGGGTGACATGGCAAAGCGGTTTAAGTCTAAGGGCTGAACCTACCAGTCAATCGACTCGTCTCGGCGGTCTGGATTATAATACTAAAGTCAGCGTGGTGGGAACCAGCAGCGATGGCCAATGGCAGCGCGTACGTCTGTCCGATGGTCGCGAAGGTTGGATTAAAGCGGGTAATATTTCCAGAGTCCAGTAA
- a CDS encoding NAD(P)H-quinone oxidoreductase subunit J has product MTEETTAIVQAGPTSIWLSENGFDHQALEADHSGVELIKVEAEFLIPLATALFAYGFNYLQCQGAYDLGPGKELVSFYHLVKVTDNVDSPVEVRLKVFLPRDNPRVASVYWIWKAADWQERESYDMFGIIYEGHPHLKRILMPEDWVGWPLRKDYVSPEFYELQDAY; this is encoded by the coding sequence ATGACTGAAGAAACGACAGCTATTGTGCAAGCTGGCCCCACTTCGATTTGGTTAAGCGAAAATGGTTTTGATCATCAAGCTTTAGAAGCTGACCATAGTGGTGTGGAATTGATTAAAGTAGAAGCAGAATTTTTAATTCCTCTGGCCACTGCTTTATTCGCTTATGGCTTTAATTATCTCCAATGTCAGGGCGCTTACGATTTGGGACCGGGTAAAGAATTAGTTAGTTTCTATCATCTGGTCAAAGTAACCGATAATGTCGATAGTCCCGTGGAAGTGCGCTTAAAAGTCTTTCTTCCCAGAGATAATCCCCGGGTTGCCTCGGTTTACTGGATTTGGAAAGCAGCTGACTGGCAAGAACGAGAAAGTTATGATATGTTCGGCATTATTTATGAAGGACATCCCCACCTGAAACGGATTTTAATGCCGGAAGATTGGGTCGGTTGGCCTCTACGCAAAGATTACGTTTCTCCCGAATTCTACGAACTACAGGACGCTTACTAA
- the ndhK gene encoding photosynthetic/respiratory NAD(P)H-quinone oxidoreductase subunit K, with protein MSPNPTSEFKQIIEQQSEKILNPIERTKVTQDLSENVILTTVDDLYNWARLSSLWPMLYGTACCFIEFAALIGSRFDFDRFGLVPRSSPRQADLIITAGTITMKMAPALVRLYEEMPEPKYVIAMGACTITGGMFSSDSTTAVRGVDKLIPVDVYIPGCPPRPEAIIDAIIKLRKKVANESIQERGTVLQQTNRYYSTTHKMQATEPILTGKYLQSATRQAPPKELLEAPGMPVPPALLTTKQKEEI; from the coding sequence ATGAGTCCCAACCCTACCAGCGAATTTAAGCAAATTATCGAACAACAAAGCGAAAAAATCCTTAATCCCATCGAACGCACGAAAGTTACCCAGGATTTATCGGAAAATGTCATCCTTACTACCGTTGATGACCTGTATAACTGGGCGCGTTTGTCAAGTCTTTGGCCGATGCTATACGGTACAGCTTGCTGTTTTATCGAGTTCGCAGCCTTGATTGGTTCCCGTTTCGATTTCGATCGCTTTGGTTTAGTTCCCCGTTCTAGTCCCCGGCAAGCCGATTTAATCATCACTGCCGGTACAATCACCATGAAAATGGCCCCCGCTTTGGTGCGTCTGTATGAAGAAATGCCGGAACCTAAATACGTTATCGCCATGGGTGCCTGTACGATTACGGGGGGAATGTTCAGCAGCGACTCCACCACCGCAGTTAGAGGGGTAGATAAACTTATCCCCGTGGATGTCTATATACCCGGTTGTCCCCCCCGTCCGGAAGCGATTATCGACGCGATTATTAAACTGCGGAAAAAAGTCGCTAACGAATCTATTCAAGAACGCGGGACTGTCCTCCAGCAAACCAATCGTTATTACAGCACCACCCATAAAATGCAGGCTACGGAACCGATTCTTACGGGTAAATATCTGCAATCGGCCACCCGTCAAGCCCCTCCGAAAGAGTTACTAGAAGCCCCCGGGATGCCTGTTCCCCCCGCTCTTTTGACCACGAAACAAAAGGAAGAAATCTAA
- a CDS encoding UbiD family decarboxylase gives MARDLRGFIKLLEDRGQLRRISASVSADLEIAEIANRMLQVGGPALLFENVQGAEFPVAINLMGTVERICWAMNLNKPEELEDLGKKLALLQQPKPPKKLSQAIDFGKVLFDVLKAKPNRNFFPACQQVILEGDEVDLKKIPMIRPYRGDAGQIITLGLVITKDCETGTPNVGVYRLQLQSHNTMTVHWLSVRGGARHLRKAAQMGKKLEIAIALGVDPLIIMAAATPIPVDLSEWLFAGLYGGSGVQLAKCKTLDLEVPADAEIVLEGTITPGEVLPDGPFGDHMGYYGGVEDSPLIHFHCMTHRRDPIYLTTFSGRPPKEEAMMAIALNRIYTPILRQQVSEIRDFFLPMEALSYKAAIISIDKAYPGQARRAALAFWSALPQFTYTKFVIVVDKEINIRDPRQVVWAISSKVDPVRDVFILPETPFDSLDFASEKVGLGGRMGIDATTKMYPETDHEWGEPLESDPAMAVKVSQRWLEYGLIDINLQEVDANKFGYEM, from the coding sequence ATGGCTAGAGACTTACGAGGATTTATTAAGCTTTTAGAAGATCGTGGCCAATTACGCCGCATTAGTGCATCGGTCTCTGCCGATTTAGAAATTGCCGAGATCGCTAATCGGATGCTACAGGTGGGGGGACCAGCCCTACTGTTTGAAAACGTGCAAGGGGCCGAGTTTCCCGTCGCTATTAACCTGATGGGAACGGTAGAACGCATCTGTTGGGCGATGAACCTGAATAAACCCGAAGAATTGGAAGATTTAGGCAAAAAACTCGCCCTCTTGCAACAACCGAAACCGCCGAAAAAACTCTCCCAAGCGATCGATTTTGGTAAAGTGTTGTTTGATGTCCTGAAAGCGAAACCCAACCGTAACTTTTTCCCTGCCTGTCAACAGGTGATTTTAGAAGGGGATGAGGTAGATTTAAAGAAAATTCCGATGATTCGCCCCTATCGGGGGGATGCAGGCCAGATTATCACCCTAGGGCTAGTAATTACTAAAGATTGCGAAACGGGAACCCCTAACGTCGGTGTCTATCGCTTACAGCTACAGTCTCACAATACAATGACCGTCCACTGGTTATCCGTGCGCGGTGGGGCGCGTCACCTGCGAAAAGCGGCGCAAATGGGCAAAAAATTAGAAATAGCCATCGCTTTAGGGGTCGATCCTCTGATTATCATGGCCGCCGCCACTCCTATCCCCGTAGATCTCTCAGAATGGCTGTTTGCGGGATTGTACGGCGGTTCTGGGGTACAGTTAGCCAAATGTAAAACCCTCGATTTGGAAGTGCCGGCCGACGCGGAAATCGTCCTGGAAGGAACAATTACTCCCGGAGAGGTATTGCCAGATGGACCTTTTGGTGATCACATGGGTTACTATGGCGGTGTGGAAGATTCACCCCTGATTCATTTCCACTGCATGACCCATCGTCGCGACCCCATTTATTTAACCACTTTTAGCGGTCGTCCTCCCAAGGAAGAAGCGATGATGGCGATCGCTCTTAATCGTATTTATACGCCGATTTTACGGCAACAGGTGTCGGAAATCAGGGATTTTTTCCTACCCATGGAAGCTTTAAGCTATAAAGCGGCGATTATCTCCATTGATAAAGCCTATCCAGGGCAAGCGCGACGAGCGGCCTTAGCTTTTTGGAGTGCCTTACCCCAGTTCACCTATACTAAATTTGTCATCGTCGTCGATAAGGAGATTAATATTCGCGACCCCCGGCAAGTGGTTTGGGCAATTAGTTCTAAAGTGGATCCGGTTCGCGATGTGTTTATTCTCCCGGAAACCCCCTTTGATAGCCTCGATTTTGCCAGCGAAAAGGTCGGTTTGGGGGGGAGAATGGGAATTGATGCCACCACTAAAATGTATCCCGAAACCGACCACGAATGGGGGGAACCGTTGGAGTCGGATCCGGCCATGGCGGTCAAGGTTTCCCAACGCTGGTTAGAATACGGTTTAATCGATATTAATTTACAAGAAGTAGATGCCAATAAGTTTGGCTACGAAATGTAG
- the ndhC gene encoding photosynthetic/respiratory NAD(P)H-quinone oxidoreductase subunit C produces the protein MFVLKGYEYFLGFLLACSLVPILSLTASKVLRPSGGGPERRTTYESGMEPIGGAWIQFNIRYYMFALVFVVFDVETVFLYPWAVAFNQLGLLAFVEALIFIAILVVALVYAWRKGALEWS, from the coding sequence GTGTTTGTCCTCAAAGGTTACGAGTATTTTCTAGGATTTCTGCTCGCTTGCAGTTTAGTACCAATCCTATCCCTAACTGCCTCCAAAGTCCTGCGGCCTAGTGGTGGTGGTCCGGAAAGACGCACCACTTATGAATCGGGGATGGAACCGATCGGCGGTGCTTGGATTCAGTTTAACATTCGTTATTATATGTTTGCCCTCGTTTTCGTGGTTTTTGACGTGGAAACCGTCTTTCTCTACCCTTGGGCAGTAGCTTTCAATCAATTGGGCCTATTAGCTTTTGTAGAAGCACTGATCTTTATTGCTATCCTTGTGGTTGCTCTCGTCTATGCTTGGCGGAAAGGAGCCTTAGAATGGTCATAA